A window of the Hevea brasiliensis isolate MT/VB/25A 57/8 chromosome 6, ASM3005281v1, whole genome shotgun sequence genome harbors these coding sequences:
- the LOC110652229 gene encoding histone deacetylase HDT1, with protein sequence MEFWGVEVKAGEPLKVTPDLDRIIHLSQAALGESKKEKGNESVPLFLKIDDKKIVLGSLSPENIPQLSFDLVFEREVELSHNWKSGSVYFCGYQTPLPEEEEIFADEDSEDEGPFPLMNADNGSVQPLIENAKPAKGKPVVAKPDSSAKQKAKPVEPSKESKTEDESEDDESDEDDEEDSSDEEGDSDEEMSEDSEDEGESESEDKETPKKAEKGKKRPNDSATKTPVASKKIKSVTPQKTDGKKGGHTATPHPAKGKAAANGSNAKAQTPKSGGQFACKSCERSFGSDAALQSHSKAKHGGK encoded by the exons ATGGAATTCTGGG GTGTTGAAGTCAAGGCGGGGGAGCCTCTCAAAGTAACACCTGATCTTGACAGAATCATACATCTCTCTCAG GCGGCTCTAGGCGAgtcaaagaaagaaaaaggaaatgaaTCAGTGCCTCTTTTTCTAAAGATTGATGATAAGAAGATTGTACTGGGGAGTCTTTCTCCTGAAAACATCCCTCAGTTGTCTTTTGATTTGGTTTTTGAAAGAGAGGTTGAGCTATCTCACAACTGGAAAAGTGGGAGTGTTTACTTCTGTGGTTATCAAACTCCTTtgccagaagaagaaga GATTTTTGCAGATGAGGATTCAGAAGATGAAGGGCCCTTTCCATTGATGAATGCAGACAATG GAAGTGTTCAGCCACTGATTGAGAATGCTAAACCTGCCAAAGGAAAGCCTGTTGTTGCCAAGCCTGATTCTTCTGCAAAACAAAAGGCTAAACCCGTAGAGCCAAGCAAAGAAAGCAAAACTGAGGATGAATCTGAAGATGATGAATCTGATGAGGATGATGAGGAAGATTCTTCTGATGAAGAGGGTGATTCTGATGAG gaaATGTCTGAAGATTCAGAGGACGAAGGTGAGTCTGAGAGTGAAGATAAGGAGACTCCAAAGAAG GCTGAGAAAGGCAAGAAGAGGCCCAATGACTCTGCAACAAAGACTCCTGTGGCCTCAAAGAAGATAAAATCAGTTACTCCTCAGAAGACGG ATGGTAAGAAGGGTGGGCATACTGCAACTCCCCATCCAGCCAAGGGTAAAGCTGCTGCAAATGGCAGCAATGCCAAGGCACAGACCCCAAAATCCGGTGGCCAGTTTGCTTGCAAATCCTGTGAAAG GTCATTTGGCTCAGATGCTGCTCTGCAGTCTCACTCAAAGGCCAAACATGGTGGCAAGTAG